A single window of Thiomicrorhabdus immobilis DNA harbors:
- the nhaA gene encoding Na+/H+ antiporter NhaA, with protein sequence MKPIPKYKILAPWERMFSKVATPFEHFLHQQTTTGLVLMIMTVVALILANSPISETYAHIFHTKLAVSLGDFSINHTLHHWINDGLMALFFFVIGLEIKREVLSGELSEPKNAILPILAAIGGVAAPALIYYYINLGLPSQNGWGIPMATDIAFAISALVLLGRRVPVALVTFLVALAIVDDLMAVTVIALFYTDQIHMFSLMMAFAIFGILIVFNRFGIHHPLPYFLMGGLMWIFMLESGVHATIAGILTALAIPHKPKFNPQFFDQHMAKLTDKFKQYPIGENHELHDKQKAVLHHMEDTVHAVQAPLNRLEHDFHLPVSLIVIPLFALANAGIALHFDGMQALLFEPVTMGVMAGLVLGKVIGIAGVAFLAIKMGIASMPKHTTMNQIFGVSFLGGIGFTMSIFIAELAWYGSEGGAEMLLQAKTGILFASLFAGVVGFIWLRYISKPIHPIDND encoded by the coding sequence ATGAAACCAATACCAAAATACAAAATTCTCGCTCCATGGGAGCGCATGTTCAGTAAGGTCGCTACTCCATTTGAACACTTCTTACATCAACAGACCACTACCGGTTTGGTCTTAATGATTATGACGGTGGTCGCCCTGATTTTGGCCAACTCACCGATCAGTGAAACCTATGCACATATTTTTCATACCAAACTGGCGGTGAGTTTGGGTGATTTCAGTATCAACCACACACTCCACCACTGGATCAATGACGGCTTAATGGCGCTGTTCTTTTTTGTCATCGGTTTGGAGATAAAACGTGAAGTATTAAGCGGTGAACTTTCCGAACCTAAAAATGCCATTTTGCCTATATTGGCGGCTATAGGTGGGGTTGCAGCCCCCGCTTTAATCTATTACTACATCAACTTAGGGCTACCAAGTCAGAACGGCTGGGGAATCCCTATGGCAACCGATATCGCTTTTGCAATCAGTGCGTTAGTTTTGCTTGGACGAAGAGTTCCGGTGGCTTTAGTCACGTTTTTGGTCGCCTTAGCGATTGTCGATGACTTAATGGCAGTTACCGTTATCGCCTTGTTTTATACCGATCAGATCCATATGTTTTCATTAATGATGGCGTTTGCCATTTTCGGTATTTTGATAGTCTTTAACCGCTTCGGGATTCACCATCCTCTACCTTACTTTTTAATGGGTGGTTTAATGTGGATTTTCATGTTGGAATCAGGGGTTCATGCCACCATTGCCGGTATATTAACCGCTCTGGCTATTCCGCATAAACCGAAATTCAATCCGCAATTCTTTGACCAGCATATGGCCAAACTAACCGATAAATTCAAACAATACCCTATTGGTGAAAACCATGAATTACATGACAAACAAAAAGCGGTTTTACACCATATGGAAGATACAGTGCATGCGGTACAAGCTCCCCTTAACCGTTTAGAGCATGATTTCCATTTACCGGTCAGTTTGATTGTCATTCCACTGTTTGCTTTAGCGAATGCGGGGATTGCGTTACATTTTGATGGCATGCAAGCCCTATTATTCGAACCTGTCACCATGGGTGTTATGGCAGGCCTGGTGTTAGGTAAGGTCATAGGTATTGCCGGTGTGGCCTTTTTAGCGATAAAAATGGGAATTGCCAGCATGCCAAAACATACCACTATGAACCAAATCTTTGGGGTATCGTTTTTAGGTGGTATTGGTTTTACCATGTCCATCTTCATAGCAGAATTAGCATGGTACGGCTCTGAAGGTGGTGCTGAGATGTTATTGCAGGCTAAGACAGGAATTCTATTCGCTTCATTATTTGCGGGTGTGGTGGGCTTTATATGGCTACGCTATATCTCTAAACCCATTCACCCAATTGATAACGATTAA
- a CDS encoding Lrp/AsnC family transcriptional regulator — translation MKLDNYDKAILNALQSNGRLTNQEIADQIGLSPSACLRRFKALEEQGVITGYRALLDSKRLGLDLMALIHISMDKHTKERFSEFEKAVQSMPNVLECLLLTGQTADYQLKVLVKDLEAYQDLLLNHITQITGVSGVHTSFVLRKVVDKTAIPIS, via the coding sequence ATGAAATTAGATAACTACGACAAGGCGATATTGAATGCCTTACAGAGCAACGGACGTCTGACCAATCAAGAAATCGCCGATCAGATTGGTTTGTCTCCCTCAGCGTGTTTAAGACGTTTCAAAGCCTTAGAGGAACAAGGAGTAATCACCGGCTACAGAGCCTTATTGGATTCTAAACGATTGGGATTGGATTTGATGGCCTTGATCCATATCTCGATGGACAAACACACCAAAGAACGTTTTTCAGAATTTGAAAAAGCCGTTCAATCCATGCCAAATGTTTTGGAGTGTTTATTGTTAACCGGGCAAACCGCGGATTATCAATTGAAGGTGCTGGTTAAGGACTTGGAGGCCTATCAAGATTTATTGCTGAACCACATCACCCAAATTACCGGAGTTAGTGGTGTGCATACCAGCTTTGTATTAAGGAAAGTCGTTGATAAAACCGCTATACCAATCAGTTAG
- a CDS encoding ATP-binding protein, protein MNTQADNNIELKETLQKQKLLLVLENNLSSSLGNFGVALLITLIFDHFMDNNVVYGWFFYMVSVSILRLFIGNHLYKTIQKREYKPVFERIVYVFVTLTAMGWGTASILFINAENIDTNPYLAIAIAGIVAGSTASLIPIKKYFFSFVVLALVPTLFSFFVMGGIENYYFSLMILLFILFMYRNGKIFSANISHNFELIYKNQNLIDNLKIEKNKALEASELKSQFLANMSHEVRTPMNAILGFIHLLREKEVDSKKLSYLETVIHSSENLLNIINDILDFSKIESNQLPIEKKSFNPNDTLQNSLNLFQDAAANKNIQLEFVCKNTLPKNVISDEFRLAQVLNNLLSNAIKFSPEKVNVVLEAYYDFDKGELSVTVYDEGIGIAEERQKEIFNAFYQVDASTTRKYGGTGLGLSISSMLVKMLGGKLEVESTLNKGSKFFFSIKAPVDQAVQVKPIIQQQMDFEVINGHVLVVEDNLLNQKLIIALLNKFGLTYEVANDGIEAVAAYQKDKNGEFSLILMDENMPNMSGIEATRKIRQIEAQDKKPAIPIIAVTANALEGDRERFLTEGFDEYITKPINARLLYEVLEKYTDHPQS, encoded by the coding sequence ATGAATACACAAGCCGACAATAATATAGAGCTTAAAGAAACACTTCAAAAACAGAAGCTTTTGTTGGTTTTAGAAAATAACCTGAGCAGTAGTTTGGGTAACTTTGGGGTGGCGTTACTGATTACCCTGATTTTTGACCACTTTATGGACAATAACGTTGTTTATGGGTGGTTTTTTTATATGGTTTCGGTCTCTATATTACGGCTTTTTATCGGGAATCATCTCTATAAGACAATCCAAAAAAGGGAATATAAACCGGTTTTTGAACGGATTGTTTATGTGTTTGTGACATTAACCGCAATGGGTTGGGGAACGGCTTCAATTTTGTTTATCAACGCTGAAAATATCGACACGAACCCTTATTTGGCCATCGCCATTGCTGGAATTGTTGCAGGCAGCACCGCCTCACTTATTCCGATTAAAAAATACTTTTTCAGTTTTGTTGTTTTAGCCCTAGTGCCCACATTGTTTAGCTTTTTTGTAATGGGCGGCATTGAAAATTACTATTTTTCCTTGATGATCCTATTGTTCATTTTATTCATGTACAGAAACGGCAAGATTTTCAGTGCTAATATCTCACATAATTTTGAACTGATATATAAAAACCAAAATCTGATCGACAACCTCAAAATAGAAAAAAACAAAGCTTTGGAAGCCAGTGAACTAAAAAGCCAGTTTTTGGCGAATATGTCACATGAAGTGCGTACTCCAATGAATGCCATTTTAGGGTTTATTCATCTACTTAGAGAGAAAGAGGTCGATTCAAAAAAACTCAGTTATTTAGAAACGGTGATTCATTCGAGTGAGAATTTACTCAATATTATCAACGACATTTTAGATTTCAGTAAAATTGAGAGCAATCAGTTACCAATTGAAAAAAAATCATTCAATCCTAACGATACCCTGCAAAATTCATTGAACCTCTTTCAAGATGCTGCCGCGAATAAGAATATCCAACTAGAGTTTGTTTGTAAGAACACCCTGCCAAAAAATGTGATTAGCGATGAATTCAGGCTTGCTCAAGTCCTCAATAATCTACTCTCGAATGCGATCAAATTTTCACCTGAAAAAGTCAATGTCGTTTTGGAAGCGTATTACGATTTTGATAAAGGCGAATTATCGGTAACGGTATATGATGAAGGGATTGGGATTGCCGAAGAAAGACAAAAAGAGATCTTCAATGCCTTTTATCAGGTGGATGCCTCAACCACCCGCAAATATGGGGGAACCGGTTTAGGTCTATCGATTTCTTCCATGTTGGTAAAAATGTTGGGTGGAAAATTGGAAGTTGAATCGACTTTGAACAAAGGCAGTAAATTCTTTTTCAGTATCAAAGCTCCTGTCGATCAGGCGGTTCAAGTCAAACCTATTATTCAACAACAAATGGACTTTGAGGTAATCAATGGCCATGTATTGGTTGTAGAAGATAATTTACTCAATCAAAAACTAATCATCGCGTTACTAAATAAATTTGGTTTAACCTATGAAGTGGCCAATGACGGTATTGAAGCGGTTGCTGCTTATCAGAAAGATAAAAATGGCGAGTTTTCATTAATTTTAATGGATGAGAATATGCCTAATATGTCCGGTATCGAAGCGACACGCAAAATTCGTCAAATTGAAGCACAAGACAAAAAACCGGCCATACCGATTATTGCGGTAACCGCTAATGCTTTAGAGGGTGATAGGGAACGTTTTTTAACAGAAGGTTTTGATGAATACATAACCAAACCGATTAATGCCCGATTGTTGTATGAGGTTCTAGAGAAATACACGGATCATCCACAAAGCTAA
- a CDS encoding ATP-dependent zinc protease family protein, whose product MNIFAILLLNVFVTFYAPNLYAQNIIGWLENITLINQGQQLTIAAKIDSGADYSSIHAVDIEIFQKVNQDWIKFKTINDFEVEAPLYRYTQIKTKKVGFQDRPVVKLEVCIGDIRRVIEVNLVDREHFSRPMLVGREALSGFLIDPTKTDLLELQPCTNKPASESYSH is encoded by the coding sequence ATGAATATCTTTGCTATTCTCTTGTTAAATGTTTTTGTCACGTTTTATGCGCCAAACCTGTATGCACAAAATATTATCGGCTGGTTAGAAAATATTACGTTAATTAATCAAGGTCAGCAATTAACTATTGCAGCTAAGATTGATAGTGGCGCTGATTACTCTTCCATTCATGCGGTTGATATAGAGATTTTTCAGAAAGTCAATCAAGATTGGATTAAGTTCAAAACCATTAATGATTTTGAAGTCGAAGCGCCACTTTATCGTTACACACAAATCAAAACCAAAAAGGTCGGTTTTCAAGATAGACCGGTGGTTAAATTAGAAGTGTGTATTGGCGATATCAGAAGGGTGATTGAAGTGAACTTGGTGGATAGAGAGCATTTTTCAAGACCAATGCTGGTCGGTAGAGAAGCTTTGTCAGGGTTTTTAATAGATCCGACTAAAACCGATTTATTAGAACTACAGCCTTGCACTAATAAACCGGCTAGCGAGTCATACAGTCATTAG
- the nhaD gene encoding sodium:proton antiporter NhaD, with translation MKNVLSFLGLSLGLLLPSLGFASESQNLMDLTTHWAGFVSLGIFVVAYLLVMTEEFSHLRKSKPVILAAGLIWSLIAYVMIQNDMPDVAEEAVRHNILEFAELFLFLLAAMTYINAMEERQVFSALRGWLVSKGFSYKQLFWLTGFLAFFISPVADNLTTALLMGAVILAVGASSPAFVSLGFINVVVAANAGGAFSPFGDITTLMVWQKGLLHFNEFFDLFIPSLVNFVVPAIIMTFFIPNETPESLNETISMRRGARRIMFLFFATIATAVSMHNFLHMPPVLGMMMGLAYLQFFAYYLKKTGELSYEMGNTGEGMTHGEAKPITFDIFNKIARAEWDTLLFFFGVILAVGGLGTLGYLAMASEVMYTQWGATNANIAVGLLSAVVDNIPVMFAVLTMNPEMSSGQWLLVTLTAGVGGSLLSIGSAAGVALMGQSKGQYTFFSHLKWTPAIALGYVASIWVHTMINSSLF, from the coding sequence ATGAAAAACGTTTTATCGTTTTTGGGTTTAAGTTTAGGTTTATTGTTGCCAAGCTTAGGTTTTGCCAGCGAATCTCAAAACCTAATGGATTTAACCACTCATTGGGCAGGATTTGTAAGCTTAGGGATTTTTGTTGTGGCTTATCTGTTGGTGATGACAGAAGAGTTTTCACATTTAAGAAAATCCAAACCGGTTATCTTAGCCGCCGGTTTGATTTGGTCTCTAATCGCTTATGTGATGATCCAAAATGATATGCCGGATGTTGCCGAAGAAGCCGTTCGCCATAATATTTTGGAATTTGCGGAGCTGTTTTTATTCTTATTGGCGGCAATGACCTATATCAACGCGATGGAAGAACGCCAAGTGTTCAGTGCCTTACGTGGTTGGTTGGTTTCCAAGGGGTTTAGTTATAAACAACTTTTTTGGTTAACGGGGTTTTTAGCCTTTTTTATCTCTCCAGTTGCAGATAACCTAACCACCGCATTATTGATGGGGGCGGTTATCTTAGCCGTTGGCGCGAGTTCTCCAGCATTTGTCAGTTTAGGGTTTATCAACGTAGTGGTGGCGGCCAATGCGGGTGGTGCATTCAGTCCGTTTGGCGATATTACGACTTTAATGGTTTGGCAAAAAGGCTTGTTACATTTCAATGAATTCTTTGATCTGTTCATTCCTTCTTTAGTGAATTTTGTGGTTCCAGCTATCATTATGACGTTCTTTATTCCTAATGAAACGCCAGAATCGTTAAATGAAACGATCTCAATGCGCCGTGGTGCAAGACGTATTATGTTCCTATTTTTTGCGACTATTGCAACTGCGGTGTCAATGCATAACTTCCTGCATATGCCTCCTGTTTTAGGGATGATGATGGGCTTGGCCTATTTACAATTCTTTGCCTATTACCTAAAGAAAACCGGGGAGTTATCTTATGAAATGGGGAATACCGGCGAAGGCATGACTCATGGTGAAGCCAAACCGATTACCTTTGACATCTTCAACAAAATCGCCCGTGCCGAGTGGGATACGTTGTTATTCTTCTTTGGGGTTATTTTAGCGGTAGGCGGTTTAGGTACTTTAGGGTATCTGGCGATGGCTTCTGAAGTCATGTATACCCAATGGGGTGCCACCAACGCCAATATTGCAGTCGGTCTTCTGTCGGCCGTCGTGGATAACATCCCAGTGATGTTTGCGGTGTTGACCATGAATCCGGAAATGTCTTCAGGACAATGGTTGTTAGTCACTTTAACTGCAGGGGTAGGGGGTTCATTACTTTCGATAGGTTCGGCGGCTGGTGTGGCCTTAATGGGGCAGTCAAAAGGTCAATACACCTTCTTTAGCCATCTTAAATGGACACCAGCGATCGCTTTAGGTTATGTGGCGAGTATTTGGGTTCATACGATGATTAACAGCAGTCTGTTCTAA
- a CDS encoding 7TM domain-containing protein: MLIPANKKVILSLIGLAVFIFILKQFWLPVSDTNPSLHSKLTLQYEVTKTILDKTEIQLPLPYSTRENRLISQSMSYNGWRISKRNYKVGEKRGLVLIASDKKPSIIRLEYNFSHDKKDKKRVANPLNPDDYQKYTALEDSQKGRFAKFQDFLIENGVVIDSITQSAEHLQNYLALYEKYWGKFPTYKKIRNTTCNNWLTQQQNLLASLKSLNIPARTVCGIGVDYENKTYKRGWLEFHNGTYWQTLDLWAENTLTLIALSKDSNDFSSLKNGTELKEIIQIDSFQFNENTPFNYEEFYNLKLLPLELQDALKILLTLPFALLITAFLKALFKIETHGILTPALLGLALAFNEIVLSLIIMALVFVPTIFIRKLVANKNKIVEHTVTLTFVILILILIITVSDIMNWLDNPIDALLPVIILTLLVDKYFVSLDKNGTHHANMKLLYTLMLTFIVIGILQLSFIGDWLLIHPEAHLITIALALFLYQPKEIKTEIESKNTEDEINPRP, encoded by the coding sequence ATGTTGATCCCAGCAAATAAAAAAGTGATTTTGAGTTTAATCGGGCTAGCGGTATTTATATTCATTTTGAAACAGTTTTGGTTGCCAGTTTCCGACACAAATCCCTCTCTGCACAGTAAATTGACTTTGCAATACGAGGTGACTAAAACCATTCTGGATAAAACCGAAATACAGTTGCCTTTGCCTTATTCTACTCGAGAAAATCGTTTGATATCTCAATCAATGAGTTATAACGGCTGGCGGATCAGCAAACGTAACTACAAGGTGGGAGAGAAGCGCGGTTTAGTGTTGATTGCCAGCGATAAAAAACCAAGCATAATTCGATTGGAATACAATTTTTCTCATGATAAAAAAGATAAGAAACGTGTCGCTAACCCTTTAAATCCAGATGATTATCAGAAATATACCGCTCTTGAAGATTCCCAAAAAGGCCGTTTTGCCAAATTTCAGGATTTCTTGATCGAAAACGGAGTCGTTATTGATTCTATAACCCAATCAGCTGAACACTTACAAAATTACCTTGCTCTCTATGAAAAATATTGGGGTAAGTTTCCAACTTACAAAAAAATCAGAAACACGACATGTAATAACTGGCTGACCCAACAACAAAATTTATTGGCCAGCTTGAAAAGTTTGAATATTCCAGCACGTACGGTTTGTGGAATAGGCGTTGATTATGAAAACAAAACCTACAAACGAGGTTGGTTGGAATTTCATAATGGCACCTATTGGCAAACCCTCGATTTATGGGCGGAAAACACCTTGACTTTGATTGCATTATCGAAAGACTCGAATGATTTCAGTAGCTTGAAAAACGGTACTGAACTTAAAGAAATCATACAAATTGACTCTTTCCAATTCAACGAAAACACCCCTTTCAATTACGAAGAGTTTTATAACCTGAAGTTACTCCCTTTAGAATTGCAAGATGCGTTGAAAATTTTACTCACACTGCCTTTTGCGCTTTTAATCACCGCTTTTTTGAAAGCGCTGTTCAAAATAGAAACCCATGGCATTTTAACCCCCGCTCTACTGGGTTTAGCATTGGCTTTTAATGAAATAGTCTTAAGCCTGATTATCATGGCTTTGGTGTTTGTACCGACCATTTTTATTCGTAAACTGGTCGCCAACAAAAACAAAATTGTGGAACATACCGTTACCCTGACGTTTGTCATCCTAATATTGATATTGATTATTACGGTTTCAGATATCATGAATTGGTTAGATAATCCGATTGATGCGCTGCTACCGGTTATTATCTTGACTTTATTGGTTGATAAATATTTTGTGAGCCTGGATAAGAACGGCACCCACCACGCCAATATGAAGCTCCTCTACACCCTAATGCTGACTTTCATTGTGATAGGCATCCTTCAACTCAGCTTTATTGGTGATTGGTTGCTGATCCACCCTGAAGCACATTTGATTACCATCGCGCTTGCACTGTTCCTCTACCAACCTAAAGAGATAAAGACGGAAATTGAATCGAAAAATACTGAAGATGAAATAAATCCGAGACCATAA